A window of the Hevea brasiliensis isolate MT/VB/25A 57/8 chromosome 6, ASM3005281v1, whole genome shotgun sequence genome harbors these coding sequences:
- the LOC110632850 gene encoding putative phytosulfokines 6, whose protein sequence is MKQSFHHSVLLLFLLFLFHSSKLYASTMTSKEGKEEVNLNAMTSSEDSLVQMELMGSEVCESGDEECFKRRIVLDAHLDYIYTQHHKP, encoded by the exons ATGAAGCAAAGCTTTCATCACAGTGttcttctcctcttccttcttttcctttttcattcCTCAAAATTATATGCAAGTACAATGACAAGCAAAGAAG GAAAAGAGGAGGTGAACCTCAATGCAATGACTAGTAGCGAGGACTCTCTTGTGCAAATGGAG CTAATGGGTTCAGAGGTCTGTGAAAGTGGGGATGAAGAATGCTTCAAGAGAAGAATAGTCTTAGACGCTCACTTGGACTACATCTACACCCAGCATCACAAGCCTTGA